In one window of Streptomyces sp. FXJ1.172 DNA:
- a CDS encoding MHYT domain-containing protein: MGHLDHAAFGWLTPALSYVMACTGAALGLRCTVRALATTGRSRRNWLVTAASAIGTGIWTMHFVAMLGFRVSGTGIRYDVPLTILSLLVAMVVVCAGVFAVGYSRDRNRALLLGGLTTGLGVASMHYLGMAAVRLHGDVRYDPVLVGLSVLIAVAAATVALWAGLNTKSPLAVTIASLVLGAAVSSMHYTGMFAVSVRVNPSGEALPGATAMQFIFPLAVGLGSYLFITSAFVALSPTADEREASASAQRPVASPAGGSPA; this comes from the coding sequence ATGGGACACCTGGACCACGCCGCCTTCGGCTGGCTGACCCCCGCACTGTCGTACGTGATGGCCTGTACGGGCGCCGCACTCGGACTGCGCTGTACCGTCCGCGCGCTCGCCACGACCGGCCGCTCGCGCCGCAATTGGCTCGTCACCGCGGCCTCCGCGATCGGCACGGGCATCTGGACCATGCACTTCGTGGCCATGCTCGGCTTTCGCGTCAGTGGCACCGGCATCCGCTACGACGTGCCGCTGACCATCCTCAGCCTCCTCGTCGCGATGGTCGTCGTCTGCGCCGGCGTCTTCGCCGTCGGCTACAGCCGTGACCGCAACCGGGCGCTCCTTCTCGGCGGACTCACCACCGGGCTGGGGGTCGCCAGCATGCACTACCTGGGCATGGCGGCGGTCCGGCTGCACGGCGACGTCCGCTACGACCCCGTCCTCGTCGGACTGTCGGTGCTGATCGCCGTCGCGGCGGCGACTGTGGCCCTGTGGGCCGGCCTCAACACCAAGTCGCCCCTCGCGGTCACCATCGCCTCCCTCGTCCTGGGAGCGGCCGTCAGCAGCATGCACTACACCGGGATGTTCGCGGTGAGCGTGCGTGTGAACCCCTCCGGCGAGGCCCTGCCCGGGGCCACGGCGATGCAGTTCATCTTCCCCCTCGCCGTCGGCCTCGGGTCCTACCTCTTCATCACCTCGGCCTTCGTCGCCCTCTCGCCCACGGCCGACGAGCGCGAGGCCTCCGCCTCCGCCCAGCGGCCCGTCGCGTCGCCCGCCGGCGGGAGCCCTGCTTGA